The DNA window ACATTTCACCCAATAGCAGTTTAAGTGCAAGTGAAGGAACAGGCAAAAAAGGTTTTTGCTGCAGTGTTTTTGCCAATTTTTGCGTAAAATCACGATTGGTCACAGCTTGGGGAGCCACAATATTAATGGCGCCTTGAATTTTTGATTCATTTAGGCAAAAAAGCGTTGCTTTGACCAGGTCGTCGATGTGAACCCAACTCATCCATTGTTTGCCATGCCCAATTTTACCTGCTAGACCCGTTGAAAATAAAGGCCCCATTTTTTTTAAAAAGCCGTCACGAGGGTCAAAGACTAAGCCAAATCTTAAAAGCACTCTTCGGCAATGCTTTTCAAGCGGTAAAGAGCTTTTTTCCCATTGTTCACACACATCAGAAAGAAAGCCTGTGCCTTTGGGTGAGTTTTCATCAAAAGCTGTATCCATGCAGTAAGGGTAATAGCCAATAGCAGCGGCAGACAGAAAAGTTTTTGGGTAATCGCCTATACGATCAAAGTAATCAACCAAGGCCTCTGTTGTCTTTACCCTTGAATCAATAATGATTTGCTTTTGTTTTTTAGTCCAGCGCCCTCCAGCTATGGATGCACCTGCAAGGTGGATAACCGCATCAATATTCAAGTTATGCTTTAGTTTTTTTAAATCATCCCAGCTGTAATACGCGCAAGGCAAAGTAAATTGCTCTCTGAAAGTTTTTTCTTCTGATCGACCGACAACGATAAGATCATGGTTATTTTTTAACAAAGCCAAGCTCAACTTACCGCCGACAAAACCTGTGGCACCTGTAATTAAAATAGTCATGGCGTATCTTTTAATGCTTTTTCAATAGCAGTTAGAATTTTAGCATCCATTGGATCGGTTGATGAACGAAAGCGAGCGACAACCTCTTGTTTGCGATTCACTAAAAATTTTTCAAAATTCCACTGAACATCGATTGATTTTCCATCCTTTGGCGCCATTTGAGTAAGTTGATGAAATAAATCACTTTGCTCATCACCCAGAGCATCTCTTTTAGAAAGTATGGGAAAAGTAACGGTGTAACCTTTTTCAGCAAGAAATTGCTTTATTTCTTCGGCTGTACCGGGCTCTTGGTTGCCAAAGTTATTGCAAGGTATAGCAATAACTGTAAAGCCCTGAGTTTCATAACGTTCATGCAGCTGTTGAAGTTCTTTGTACTGACTGGTGTATCCGCAGTAGGAAGCGGTGTTAACAAATAAAATAACTTTACCAGCAAAATCATTAAGATTTATTTTTTGGCCGTTAAGCAGGGTTGTGGTTTGATTAAGAAGCATGGCATGTCCTTTCTTTGCTGCATAAGCTGTGTTTAAATGTGCTGTGAAAAAAACAGACACGCACAAAAAACTTTTAAACACTGATTTAATCATCTTCATCCTCAGTAACAGTAATGTTTTCATGGTGGCTATTGTTTTGTGATTGAGATGAAGTTTTGTCTATTTTGGAACGCTGTTTTTTTAAAAAGCTTCCAAGCGCTTCTAGACCATCAATTGAAAAATCAAGAGAGTCTTTGGCCCATGTCTTATCTTTACTGTTGCAAGCAAAGTATTCTTTGAGTAGGCCATAAACTTCGCTGAGGTTTTGTTTAATATCAGACTCGATATCTTTTTTGTTGCGTTTCATGCGGATGCTCCTTTGGTAAAGGTGATGTTTAAATGTTCTTTTTTTATTTTTGCGCTTAAAATTTTTTCATTCAAGATTGCGCGAGGCAGGAGTAGTTGTCTTTTAAAATTACCTACCCGGAGAGTAAGGTAGTCTTGGTGACGGTTTAAATCAATGGATTTTTGTCCAAGATTCGGGGTTTTTAAGGTTAAGGTATACTGGGTTTCATCTTCAGTGATTTTAAAAGGAGCTTCTGAGCTAAGCGTTGAGCTTGCGTCTTGATTAGGGTAAAGTTCAGTGCCAATGGTTTTTAGATTTTCAAGCCCAATCATTTCTTGAGAGTACCACGGAACCTTTCTTAGAGGGACTTGGCCGAAGTGTTCATTCAAACTTGAAATATGTTTTTGTTGCACCTCATACCAAGTATTGTGGAGAGCATTGTCTTTGTTGATGACTTTATTGATGATAATGAGGTCGCACATCACACCATACAAAGAAAAGTAGGTAAAGGCGCGCTGTGTTTCACGAACAATCATTTTTTCAGGTGAGGTTACCAGCCGGACAGAAGTGACTTTTGGATCAAGTAGAATTTTTTCTACGCCGTTGAGTCCATCAAAGAGCTTCTCAATGGCAGCAAAATATGTTTCTTCCGGCATGGGAAGTTTGGTGAGGGTTTTAGCTATAGGGCGAATGGCTTTTAAAGCAGTACGCTCCACTTTAAAAATTTTCTCCATGTACCACTCTAAGGTGGTAGGAAGGCTGACAAAACGTAATGATTCTCCGGTAGGGGGGCAATCAAGAACAAGCACATCGTACGTGTTCTCTCGAACAAATTGATTTATGTACAGTAAGGCCACAACATCTTCCATTCCCGGAAACACGGCCAGTTCTTGTGCTACAACATTGCTTAGCCCTGAGGTTTTAAGCACAGCTGAAAAAAAAGAGTAGATGTCTTTCCAGTATGTTTTTAATTCCTCTTGCACATCTATTTCTTGGAAACTTAGATTTGGAGAGAGTTCTTGAATGCGACCATTTTTTTTGTCAAACAAGTCACTGGGCAAGTCTAAAGCATCAGCCAAGGAGTGAGCGCTGTCCAGTGATATAAGGTGTGTTTTTTTACCTTCTTTAGCGCAGGCAGCAGCTGTAGCTGCCGCAACCGTTGTTTTGCCTACGCCGCCTTTGCCTGAAATTAATATTACGCGAGGCATTATGACGGATCCTTGTCTTGTTTTGGATTTATCTCACAAACGTTTTTTTTAGGGAGGTAAACCCTAAGTTTAGCAAAGCAAGCGTAAGCAATTTTTGCCAAACCATAAATGATCGGGAGTTTAATAATTTTTGAGAAATACGGATAAGGTTTGGGTAAGTGGTTCCAAATTAAAATAAACGAGTCAACGCCTTTGTAAACTGTTCCATGTTCATCAATGGTGTGCAATGACGCGTCGACCTCTTGTGCTGTAAGCTGATATTTCTCGGCGTCAAAGCCTGGTTCAGCGATATTGATCCATTCGATACGGCTGTTGTGCTTTTTATAAAGATTAACTTCTCCATCGCATACATAGCATGCGCCGTCATAAAATGCTTTGACCATGTCTTCTTTTTAGTTTAATATTGATTAAAAATCAAATTATATTTTATATATTTGATTTTATTGATTATTGTTAATATAGGAAATGTAGTTTTATGATTGCTAAACAAGAAAATATTAAAGCTAAGGCCTTGTTTCATCCTGTCGTCAATGAATTTGCTCAGGCAGTGGGGGATTTCATCGCTTATTGGGGCTTCTCTGAAACAGATGGAAAAATCTGGTCATATATCTATATCCAAGAAGAGCCCGTAGAAACCCCAGATATTATTGAGTTCGTTAAAAAAAGTAAGGCAAGTGTGAGTATATCCATTACTAAGCTTTTGAACTATGGTTTGATTGAAAAAAAGAGCCTGGGTCGAGCTGGAACTGTGCGTTATGTGGCTGCTCAGGACGTATCTAAGGTTATTTTTTCAGTTTTAAGGCAGCGCGAGTTGAAGTTGTTGAGTCATGCCAAAGAATCGATGGAGTTATTGCAAGCAACCAAAGCAAACTGCAAAACCATGCCAAACCTTTCTCAGCAAAAGCTTGATGAACTTCAAGACATGATTGAGCTCAGTCACAAAATTCTTAAATTGATTTTATCCATGGATAAACAAACTATCCACGGGCTCAATACAATGCTGCGTGGCTACATTAACTTAAAACAATCAAAGTTGGTTAAATCTTAAATTTATGATTTTGGATAAGACAGAAAAAATATGTTTGTCGTGTTATCGTTATTTTAGCTACAGAAAAAAATGGGCAGGTGTTTGGAGTGACGTCAAATACTGCAGTGAAAAATGTAAAAAATATAAACTGAAATACAAAGACCATGAATACTGTGTTCAATTAAAGCTTTATATTAGAGCGGAACATCCTAAAAAAATTTTTACGAATCATCTGAGTGGTTTTATGGGTGAACGGAATAAAAATTTATTGAATACTATGATTAGAAAACTTTACATTGACAATACAATCAGTGTCTTTGATCAAAAAGGAAAAAAAGTGTCTCCCTTGTTGGAAAAGGGACCTTATTACATTGCCTTGAGTTCGATATAGTTTTATGAATAAAAAGTTTGGAAATAATATGCATGAGCTGGCCAAAGACGCCCTCAATCGGTTTATGAATGAGGCTCTCTTAAACTATGCCCATCAAAGAAACTTTGATTTAGGCAAGGAAAATCATAACAATGTCAGTCGTTTGTCACACTTCATCAGAAAACGGCTTATTTCTGAAGAGCGGGTTGTAAAAAAAATATTGAGTTCCTTTGACCTTGGCCCGGTTGAAAAATATATACAAGAGGTTTGCTGGCGGACTTATTGGAAGGGCTGGCTCTGCCATTATCCAAGTGTGTGGGATAACTATAGGTCTGAGCTTGATCAACTCTTAAAAAATGCTGATGCAATAACTTTTTCAAAAATAAAAGACCTTGAAATGTCAAACTCTGAGTTCGAGTGCCTAAATGACTGGAGTGAAGAGTTACAAGAAACTGGATATCTGCATAACCATGCCAGAATGTGGTTTGCTAGTATTTGGGTTCATACCCTTCAACTTCCTTGGCAACTTGGGGCACACTTTTTCATGCAGCATTTGTTAGATGGAGATGAAGCCTCAAATACTTTAAGTTGGCGTTGGGTTGCAGGTCTTCACACAAAAGGTAAAGCTTATTTAGCCTCAGCAAAAAATATTAAAAAGTTTACGCACTCACGCTACGAAAAAATACCAGAAATGGCTGCTCGAGCAGTTCAACTGGAGTATCAAGCCCCCAGCTTTGAGAATATTGAATTGAAATCTCCAGCAAATACCAAGGGCAAAGTTCACTTGCTTGTTCATGGCAATGATTTGGAAAGTTTGGGTGCACTTGTTAAGCGCTATAAGCCAGAAGTAATTTATATTTTGTCTTTAAGGCATTTGAATAAGCAACTTAAGATTTATAGCGAAAAAGTTTTAAAATTTGATGATCAAGCCTTGGAACAAACATTGCATCAATTGAGTTTAAGTCAGGACTTTAAAGTTATATCCATAGAAGATGATATTAGCTTTGATCAAAATGTTGACTATGTAAGTTACTTCCCCGGTCAAGGTTATATGATGGATTATCTTCAAGATAAAATTCCTAATTTAAAGTATGTTTATAAACCATGGGATCAAAAACTGTTTCCCTATGCCAACAAAGGGTTTTTTCCGTTTTGGAAAAAAGTTAAGCAATTTCTTAAGCAAGAGGATATTTAATGCAAGCGTTTTATCAGGATTACTATGATAAAGCTTGGCAGTTGATGGCCTTAGGTCAAAAAAGCCGTAAGTCTTGCTTTAGAACAGCTGCGTTTTCTACGATATCTTCAGATTTTCCAGAGCTTAGAACTGTGGTGATACGAAAAACAGATCAAGCAAGTCAAACAATAGTGTTTCATACAGACACAAGAAGCCAGAAAGTAAATGAACTTAAAAACAATCCTAACTGTTGTTTATTGTTCTACAGTAAGCCGCATGCAGTTCAAATTAGAGTTTATGCGCAAGCACGGATTCATACAAATAATAAAACAGCTGAGCAGCGCTGGAAGACAATGATCCCATTGTCAAAAAGATGTTATATTGCAAAAGCACCGGGAACAGTTTTAGCTGTTGATGAGTCTGAGCACGCTAAACAGCTTCAAACAAGAGAGCCTTTGCCCCATGAGCATGAACAGGGTTATCATAACTTTGCAGTTGTTCAGTGCAAGGTTGAAAAAATAGATTATCTTGATTTAAATTTTGAAGGTCATACTCGCATTGTATTTGATTTGAGTTCCCACATTTTAGCTAAAAAGGTGGCCCCCTGATGACGTCAAAAAAAAAGCCAAAAATAGCCATGGTTGGCGCTGGTGCATGCAGTACATTTTTATCTCAAATGTTGACGCCTTATTTTCAAATAGACTGTTTTGAAAAATCCAGAGGTATCGGGGGGAGGGCCGCATACAGGCGGTACAGCGATACAAACTTTATTCACGGAGCACAGGCTTTCAGGGTTAGAGATCAATCATTTTTTCAATACTTAAACCCTATGATTGAAGGTGACTTACTTTATGAATGGGTGCCAAAGCTGATTAGTTATGATGAATTTGGCAAAACCTTTAAAAGACTGTGGTATGAAAAACGTTATTCACATTGTCACAGTATTGCGCATTTTTTAAAAGATATTGCTTGTTTTGATTCTTTGTATACACAGGCAAAAATTAATTCTATTGCTGTAGATAATAGAGATCATGTTGTTTTAGCGACTGATGATGAGGTTTTTAAAGGCTATTCCTTTTGCCTCATTACAGCGCCACCGGTTCAGGCAAAGCAGCTGTTGAGTCTCAACACAGAGCAAGAACCAAAGATAAAAAAAATTCAATCTCAATATGTATCAATGTTAAGTTTAACTCAAGACAACCGTTCACAGTGGGAAGTTGCTTATGGTCAGAACATGTTCTTAGAAAAAATTATAAGAATGAAACACGAACAAAACTTAAGCAACAACTATGTTGTGTTTTCTGAAATTTTAGATAACCCCAATGACTTTGACAAGAACTCTTTAAGACCCAACGCTTATGATAAAATGAAATTAGAGTTTTTTAACTTCCTTAAATCTGATGAAGATCAACTTGAACATGAAGAGCATCATTATTGGCGATACAGAAAAACAATGATGGATACAGATCAAAAATTTTACTGTGATAAGAGTGAAAAAATATATATTTGTGGTGATAGCTTTTTTGAATCCAACGATATTCAAGCAGCATTTTTAAGCGCGCAAGCTGTGGTGAATGACCTTAAGAAAAAAGGAGTTCTTCTTGTTTAAGTTGCGCTATGAAAAACTGAGCCCAGGAGATATTTCAAAAATAATTAAACGTGCATTGGGCGATGAGTTTTCATTTGATGACATTTGCAAAGACTATGACCTGGTGCATGGAGATATTATAAAAATAATGCGCAAAAATATATCAAGGCGTGCATTTAAAAACTGGAGACAAAGAAGTACCAGTACACTTAGAAATGGAAAAAAACACAGTAAAAAACAAACTGCTTTGTCTTAAAAAGAAAAAAGTCTTTAGACGGTGAAGGTCAGATTTCTTTTTCTGCCCCCTGATAAAGAATAGCATTAAGAGCATCTTTTAGAGGTTTGTGTTCATAGATGGCCTGATAAATTTGCATCATAATAACGCTTTGAGTTCCCATCTTTTGAATCATTTTATAAGCAGATTTTGTGGTTCTTATACCTTCAGCAACTTGTCCTAATTGTTTGATAGTCTGTCGCAAGGATAAACCACTTGCGAGCATCTTTCCAACCCGTCTATTTCTTGATAAATCACTGGTGCAGGTTAAAAGTAAATCGCCAAGCCCTGCTAAGCCAGAAAACGTTTCTACTTTTGCTCCTTGTGCTAAACCTATTCTTATGATTTCTGCTAAACCCCTTGTAATCAGTGCTGAACGAGCGCTTGGCCCAAGCTTCAAGCCATCACAAACACCAGCAGCAATAGCAATAACGTTTTTCAAAGCCCCCGCCAACTCTACGCCAATAACATCATCTGTACGGTAAGCGTGAAACGTTGGGCAATGAAATGCTTGTTGCACTTTTATTGCAGTAGAGGTGTTGTAAGTTGCAACTGTGACCGCTGTTGGCTTTTGACGGATGACATCGTGAGCAAAGCTTGGACCAGAAAGTGTTGCAAAGCGTTTTTTTATCCAATCTATTCCATATAAGTCAGTAAGGCTTTGGCTAACAGTTTTTAAACTTGTATTGTGAATACCTTTAGCTGTGGAGACAAAAATAGTTTGATCATTGATGTTGAGTTCAAGTTTAAGCAATACTTTTTTTACAGCATACGAAGGACAAGCGTAAACAATAATATCAAAGCTTTCTGTTATATTAGTCTGGCTGGTAAATTGAATGGTGTTGGGTAGCTCAATGTCTGGGTGATAGTTGGGGTTGTTTGAGTTTTGTTTCAACTGGTCAATATGTTCTGGGTTTCTGCTCCACATTAAAACAGTATTTCCATTTTTTGCCAAAACACTCGCTAAAGCTGTTCCCCAGCTCCCAGTGCCTATGACCAAAACATTCATGACAAGTTCATAACAAGTAACGCAAGGAAATGCCAATGATTGATGTTTATTGTTCAAGAATAAATTACGAATGTAAATCGACAATCGAGTAGGGTTATGCTAATCCAGACTCAATGCTGGAATGGATAAAAATTCAGGATTTGGCTATTATTTCTCAAGCTTATGTAGACTTTAAGTCTGGGCTTAATGTCTTGACGGGAGAAACAGGGGCAGGAAAGTCAATTTTGATTGATTCGATTGAATTTTTATCTGGTAAGCGGGCATCGTCTTTGGATGTGAGGCATGGGTCACCGTATGCAGTTATTGAAGGAAGTCTTAATGTTTCTGCTAAGGCTTCGCCTATGTGGATGATCATGGAAGAGTTGGGCTTGCCAAGAGATGACAATACGATTCATTTAAAAAGAGTCATATCGGCCAGCGGCAAAAGTAAAGCCTTTGTTAATCTGAGCCCCTGTACAGTCGGCACTCTAACAGAACTGGCCAAACATTGGTTGGATATGACAGGGCAACATAGTCAGAGTCAATTGGCAGATGAGAAGAACTACTTGGATCTCTTAGATCAATTCTGTAACCACACTGAACTCCTCAACGAATACAAATCCAAATTTGATCAGTTAAAAGCGATTGATCAAGATATTTCCGATTTAAAAGAGCAAGAAAAACGATTTGAACAAGAAAAAGATTTTTTAGAATACCAATATACAGAGCTTGAAAAAGCAGGCTTGGAGTTGGGAGAGCTACAAGAGTTGTCTGACCAAGAAAAAGTATTGAAAAATGCTGAGAAACTGGCGGATGGTATTCAAGCGGCTACAGCTTTGCTGGAAGACCCAGAGGGTATTTTAGATAAAGTGAATGCTTTATCCTTGGTTATTGACCAAATGAGAAAAGCACACAGCGACAGCAAAACACAAAATATCACTGAACAACTGGCTTTAGTTTTAGAACCTTTGAATCAAATATCTTTGGATCTGTCATTGCTGCAAAGTAATTTAGAGTTTGAGCCAGAACATATTGAAAAAATCAATGAGCGTTTATCTGTTCTGCAGGCAATCAAAAGAAAATATGGAAGCATAGAGACGGCAATTACTGAAAGAGATCGGCTAAAAGGGTTGATTGACAAGCAAATGGATTTGGCAGCCAGTTTTGAGGAGCTGGAGAAATCAAAAGAAGCTGTGCTTAAATTGTGTCGTCAATTGGCTAAAGAAATCCACCAAAACCGCATCAAAAATGGAGAGCAGTTTGCTAGCAAGATTAGTAACGAACTTAAAAAGCTTGGTATGGATCAAGCGGAATTTTTGGTTGAGGTGTTGCCTGGTCAAGAAGGTTATTTTGATCAAAAAACCAAACAGGTATTTAGCGCTAAGGGGACAGATAAAGTAGGATTTTTATTTTCACCTAATCTTGGTGAAGGTAAAAAGCCCTTGGAAAGTATTGCCTCAGGGGGCGAACTTTCAAGGATTTTGTTGGCAATCAAGAGTATTGCTGCTTTAGAGCAAGGTAATCAAAAAGTATTTTTATTTGATGAAGTGGATACTGGTATTGGTGGTGAAACCGCTGAACGTGTTGGTATCCATCTTAAGCAGTTGTCATTCAGTTCTCAAGTGTTATGTGTGACGCACCTGGCTCAAGTTGCATGTTATGCCGATCATCACTTATACATTGAAAAACAAGCTCAAGAAGGTAGAACGCAAGCATTGGTCAAAAGCCTCACTACAGAAGATCAAAAACAAGAGATTGCACGCATGATTGGTGGAATTAATATCACTTCAAAAGTTATTGAGCATGCCACAGAGTTGCTTAATCGTAAAAATGAAATGCAGCAGTTGAATAAAAGTATATGATGGTAGATAAAATTGGTTATAATAAAGCAAGGTTACTTTTTGTAAGAATTCAAAAAAGAATTTCGGCATTGGTACACTTTGCAGTATAAGAGAAGGTATTCATGAGGATTGTTTCTTGCGGTATAACGGATATTGGACAAAAGCGCCAGCGTAATGAGGATAGCTATTTACTCAATGATGAGCTCAAGCTTTATGTCGTTGCCGATGGCATGGGTGGTCATGTTGGTGGTGAGTTTGCCAGTAGAATTGCCGTGAAAACGGTTGAAGATATTATCAAAGGCGATGATCGAAAGTTTTCTGGTGTTGAAGACGATACTTACCTGGACAGTGAGCCGCCAAAAGCAACAGATGATACCAAACAGGAGCGCTTAAGGGATGCGATTACCCGTGCTGGGTGTATGATTGCACAAAAAGCGCAAGAAGAACCGGAATTAAGAGGCATGGGCACA is part of the bacterium genome and encodes:
- a CDS encoding TIGR01777 family oxidoreductase, with the protein product MTILITGATGFVGGKLSLALLKNNHDLIVVGRSEEKTFREQFTLPCAYYSWDDLKKLKHNLNIDAVIHLAGASIAGGRWTKKQKQIIIDSRVKTTEALVDYFDRIGDYPKTFLSAAAIGYYPYCMDTAFDENSPKGTGFLSDVCEQWEKSSLPLEKHCRRVLLRFGLVFDPRDGFLKKMGPLFSTGLAGKIGHGKQWMSWVHIDDLVKATLFCLNESKIQGAINIVAPQAVTNRDFTQKLAKTLQQKPFLPVPSLALKLLLGEMSILALGSQKVISQKLLDHDFEFQYPDLDSAFKDLYAWHSQRYQQIFSASQWFDKPVDAIFPFFCEAKNLEKITPPLLEFKVLNQSTPNITKGTIINYKLKIHGVPTRWRTLIKAWEKNVSFTDVQQKGPYKQWEHTHAFEPHSKGTLMLDDVIYQIPFGRLGLLALGNWILKDIMKIFEYRKKTTQQLFD
- a CDS encoding glutathione peroxidase, yielding MIKSVFKSFLCVSVFFTAHLNTAYAAKKGHAMLLNQTTTLLNGQKINLNDFAGKVILFVNTASYCGYTSQYKELQQLHERYETQGFTVIAIPCNNFGNQEPGTAEEIKQFLAEKGYTVTFPILSKRDALGDEQSDLFHQLTQMAPKDGKSIDVQWNFEKFLVNRKQEVVARFRSSTDPMDAKILTAIEKALKDTP
- a CDS encoding ArsA family ATPase: MPRVILISGKGGVGKTTVAAATAAACAKEGKKTHLISLDSAHSLADALDLPSDLFDKKNGRIQELSPNLSFQEIDVQEELKTYWKDIYSFFSAVLKTSGLSNVVAQELAVFPGMEDVVALLYINQFVRENTYDVLVLDCPPTGESLRFVSLPTTLEWYMEKIFKVERTALKAIRPIAKTLTKLPMPEETYFAAIEKLFDGLNGVEKILLDPKVTSVRLVTSPEKMIVRETQRAFTYFSLYGVMCDLIIINKVINKDNALHNTWYEVQQKHISSLNEHFGQVPLRKVPWYSQEMIGLENLKTIGTELYPNQDASSTLSSEAPFKITEDETQYTLTLKTPNLGQKSIDLNRHQDYLTLRVGNFKRQLLLPRAILNEKILSAKIKKEHLNITFTKGASA
- a CDS encoding DUF393 domain-containing protein; translated protein: MVKAFYDGACYVCDGEVNLYKKHNSRIEWINIAEPGFDAEKYQLTAQEVDASLHTIDEHGTVYKGVDSFILIWNHLPKPYPYFSKIIKLPIIYGLAKIAYACFAKLRVYLPKKNVCEINPKQDKDPS
- a CDS encoding DUF2256 domain-containing protein, with product MILDKTEKICLSCYRYFSYRKKWAGVWSDVKYCSEKCKKYKLKYKDHEYCVQLKLYIRAEHPKKIFTNHLSGFMGERNKNLLNTMIRKLYIDNTISVFDQKGKKVSPLLEKGPYYIALSSI
- a CDS encoding pyridoxamine 5'-phosphate oxidase family protein → MQAFYQDYYDKAWQLMALGQKSRKSCFRTAAFSTISSDFPELRTVVIRKTDQASQTIVFHTDTRSQKVNELKNNPNCCLLFYSKPHAVQIRVYAQARIHTNNKTAEQRWKTMIPLSKRCYIAKAPGTVLAVDESEHAKQLQTREPLPHEHEQGYHNFAVVQCKVEKIDYLDLNFEGHTRIVFDLSSHILAKKVAP
- a CDS encoding NAD(P)-binding protein yields the protein MTSKKKPKIAMVGAGACSTFLSQMLTPYFQIDCFEKSRGIGGRAAYRRYSDTNFIHGAQAFRVRDQSFFQYLNPMIEGDLLYEWVPKLISYDEFGKTFKRLWYEKRYSHCHSIAHFLKDIACFDSLYTQAKINSIAVDNRDHVVLATDDEVFKGYSFCLITAPPVQAKQLLSLNTEQEPKIKKIQSQYVSMLSLTQDNRSQWEVAYGQNMFLEKIIRMKHEQNLSNNYVVFSEILDNPNDFDKNSLRPNAYDKMKLEFFNFLKSDEDQLEHEEHHYWRYRKTMMDTDQKFYCDKSEKIYICGDSFFESNDIQAAFLSAQAVVNDLKKKGVLLV
- a CDS encoding TIGR03643 family protein — its product is MFKLRYEKLSPGDISKIIKRALGDEFSFDDICKDYDLVHGDIIKIMRKNISRRAFKNWRQRSTSTLRNGKKHSKKQTALS
- a CDS encoding NAD(P)-dependent glycerol-3-phosphate dehydrogenase, translating into MNVLVIGTGSWGTALASVLAKNGNTVLMWSRNPEHIDQLKQNSNNPNYHPDIELPNTIQFTSQTNITESFDIIVYACPSYAVKKVLLKLELNINDQTIFVSTAKGIHNTSLKTVSQSLTDLYGIDWIKKRFATLSGPSFAHDVIRQKPTAVTVATYNTSTAIKVQQAFHCPTFHAYRTDDVIGVELAGALKNVIAIAAGVCDGLKLGPSARSALITRGLAEIIRIGLAQGAKVETFSGLAGLGDLLLTCTSDLSRNRRVGKMLASGLSLRQTIKQLGQVAEGIRTTKSAYKMIQKMGTQSVIMMQIYQAIYEHKPLKDALNAILYQGAEKEI
- the recN gene encoding DNA repair protein RecN, translating into MLEWIKIQDLAIISQAYVDFKSGLNVLTGETGAGKSILIDSIEFLSGKRASSLDVRHGSPYAVIEGSLNVSAKASPMWMIMEELGLPRDDNTIHLKRVISASGKSKAFVNLSPCTVGTLTELAKHWLDMTGQHSQSQLADEKNYLDLLDQFCNHTELLNEYKSKFDQLKAIDQDISDLKEQEKRFEQEKDFLEYQYTELEKAGLELGELQELSDQEKVLKNAEKLADGIQAATALLEDPEGILDKVNALSLVIDQMRKAHSDSKTQNITEQLALVLEPLNQISLDLSLLQSNLEFEPEHIEKINERLSVLQAIKRKYGSIETAITERDRLKGLIDKQMDLAASFEELEKSKEAVLKLCRQLAKEIHQNRIKNGEQFASKISNELKKLGMDQAEFLVEVLPGQEGYFDQKTKQVFSAKGTDKVGFLFSPNLGEGKKPLESIASGGELSRILLAIKSIAALEQGNQKVFLFDEVDTGIGGETAERVGIHLKQLSFSSQVLCVTHLAQVACYADHHLYIEKQAQEGRTQALVKSLTTEDQKQEIARMIGGINITSKVIEHATELLNRKNEMQQLNKSI